From one Trifolium pratense cultivar HEN17-A07 linkage group LG1, ARS_RC_1.1, whole genome shotgun sequence genomic stretch:
- the LOC123902383 gene encoding casein kinase 1-like protein 10, whose translation MMDHVIGGKFKLGRKIGGGSFGELYLAVNVQTGEEVAIKLEPVKTKHPQLHYESKLYLLLQGGTGIPHLKWFGVEGDYNCMAIDLLGPSLEDLFNYCNRKFSLKTVLMLADQLLNRVEYMHSRGFLHRDIKPDNFLMGLGRKANQVYIIDYGLAKKYRDLHTHKHIPYRENKNLTGTARYASVNTHLGVEQSRRDDLESLGYVLMYFLRGSLPWQGLKAGNKKQKYDKISEKKMLTPIEVLCKSHPLEFTSFFHYCRSLRFEDKPDYSYLKRLFRDLFIREGYQFDYVFDWTILKYPQIGSSSRSRPSGKPVINPGQSGERIIERPSGGPEIRDRFSGAVEAFARRNGSGTGLHSDNSRHRSSDDRPSSKDVQADSERPRSSSRHGSSSKRPVLSSSRPNSSGEPSESRSSRLLLSSSRLSTTQRTQPGLESKTSSFNRVSGTRGGRDDTLRSFELLSLGTGKRK comes from the exons ATGATGGATCATGTTATTGGTGGAAAATTCAAGCTTGGGAGGAAAATTGGGGGTGGTTCATTTGGAGAACTTTACTTGG ctGTTAATGTACAAACTGGAGAGGAAGTTGCTATCAAGCTA GAGCCTGTGAAGACCAAACATCCTCAACTTCACTACGAGTCAAAATTGTACCTGCTTCTTCAAGGGGGAA cgGGTATTCCCCATTTAAAATGGTTTGGAGTTGAGGGTGACTATAATTGCATGGCAATTGACCTCCTTGGACCAAGTCTTGAAGACCTGTTTAACTATTGCAATAGGAAATTCTCTCTGAAAACAGTTCTGATGCTTGCCGATCAGCTA CTAAACAGAGTTGAGTACATGCACTCCCGGGGTTTCCTGCACCGTGATATAAAGCCTGACAACTTTTTAATGGGATTAGGTCGCAAAGCAAATCAG GTATACATAATTGATTACGGCCTTGCAAAAAAGTATCGAGATCTTCACACACACAAGCATATACCATATAG GGAAAACAAGAACCTCACTGGAACTGCCCGGTATGCAAGTGTTAATACCCATCTGGGAGTTG AACAAAGCAGAAGAGATGACCTGGAATCACTTGGTTATGTGCTCATGTACTTTTTGAGAGGAAG CCTCCCTTGGCAAGGCTTGAAAGCTggcaataaaaaacaaaaatacgaCAAGATAAGTGAAAAGAAGATGCTTACTCCTATAGAG GTTTTGTGCAAGTCACATCCATTGGAATTTACATCATTCTTCCACTATTGCCGATCTTTGCGGTTTGAGGATAAGCCTGATTATTCGTATCTTAAAAGACTCTTTCGTGACCTATTCATCCGAGAAg GCTATCAGTTTGACTATGTGTTTGATTGGACTATATTGAAATATCCACAAATTGGATCCAGCTCCAGATCCCGG CCAAGTGGAAAACCAGTCATAAATCCAGGACAATCAGGAGAGAGAATAATAGAACGGCCTTCAG GTGGACCAGAGATCCGGGATAGATTTTCAGGCGCAGTCGAGGCATTTGCAAGAAGGAATGGATCTGGGACTGGTCTTCACAGTGATAATTCCAGGCATAGGTCTTCGGACGATAGGCCATCTTCTAAAGACGTG CAAGCTGATTCTGAGAGGCCCCGTAGCTCTTCGCGTCATGGCAGTTCTTCAAAAAGACCTGTCTTATCAAGCAGCCGTCCTAACTCTTCCGGTGAACCGAGTGAAAGCCGGTCTAGCCGATTGCTCTTGAGCAGTAGCCGGCTATCTACTACTCAGAGGACTCAGCCAGGTCTCGAGTCCAAAACATCATCATTTAATCGTGTTTCTGGGACAAGAGGTGGTCGTGATGATACACTCCGGAGTTTTGAACTCCTGTCACTTGGCACAGGAAAAAGGAAATGA
- the LOC123902385 gene encoding uncharacterized protein LOC123902385 gives MVRPAGFDVEPVISTKVVPRFDGTEDGYWWLIQLDRYFEANTWLVEERKVGWVTAMAFSGDAFSWWCNCKQGNQNITWEAFERAFIKKFIPDMWEMLETAECEEQENHEYVLNETGENKEESMEVRNKTDSGLMQNSSEQSDQKFPTTTTEIPSVMEFSAQQNSECHKKPVTESYVLFETETLEKMKIKWLEEATTTVEDPNLEEDISQTRGDQMIVLDPEPPPEPPDNGHRVVSIKQPETLDGESRKAIGLSMTISLPPSTKLPSLPTVGKKVVLLMKSVNEVMWRMAQFVFDRGKVLMEANPNLEDKVVLKGWVLIETKYE, from the exons ATGGTCCGACCTGCCGGATTCGACGTTGAGCCAGTGATATCGACAAAGGTGGTTCCCAGATTTGATGGAACGGAAGATGGTTATTGGTGGCTGATCCAGTTGGATCGGTATTTTGAGGCTAACACTTGGCTCGTGGAAGAAAGAAAAGTGGGATGGGTGACTGCCATGGCTTTCAGCGGAGATGCTTTCAGCTGGTGGTGCAATTGTAAGCAAGGTAACCAGAATATCACATGGGAGGCGTTTGAAAGGGCTTTCATTAAGAAATTTATTCCAGATATGTGGGAGATGCTTGAAACCGCAGAATGTGAGGAGCAAGAAAACCATGAATACGTTTTGAATGAGACAGGAGAGAACAAAGAAGAGTCGATGGAGGTTAGAAACAAGACAGATTCTGGACTGATGCAAAATTCATCGGAGCAGTCAGATCAGAAATTTCCGACGACCACAACGGAGATACCATCAGTCATGGAATTCAGTGCACAACAAAACTCCGAGTGTCACAAGAAACCGGTGACTGAATCATATGTGTTATTCGAAACAGAAACGTTGGAAAAGATGAAGATCAAGTGGTTGGAGGAAGCCACCACAACCGTGGAGGATCCAAACCTGGAGGAAGATATTTCACAAACAAGAGGGGATCAAATGATTGTTCTCGACCCAGAACCACCACCGGAGCCACCGGACAATGGTCATCGAGTGGTAAGCATTAAACAACCAGAAACACTTGATGGTGAGTCGAGGAAAGCAATTGGGTTGTCGATGACGATCTCACTTCCTCCTTCGACAAAACTACCGTCTCTTCCAACAGTAGGAAAGAAAGTCGTACTGCTAATGAAGTCTGTTAATGAAGTCATGTGGAGAATGGCACAATTTGTATTTGATAGAGGCAAAGTTTTAATGGAAGCAAATcccaaccttgaggacaag gttgtttTGAAGGGGTGGGTATTGATAGAGACCAAGTATGAGTGA